The following proteins are encoded in a genomic region of Brachypodium distachyon strain Bd21 chromosome 1, Brachypodium_distachyon_v3.0, whole genome shotgun sequence:
- the LOC100837759 gene encoding 1,2-dihydroxy-3-keto-5-methylthiopentene dioxygenase 2, giving the protein MEHEFQDGKEEVIQAWYMDDSEEDQRLPHHREPKEFIPLDKLSELGVVSWRLNADDWEKDENLKKIREARGYSYVDICDVCPEKLPNYEAKLKNFFEEHLHTDEEIRYCLEGSGYFDVRDQDEQWIRIAVKKGGMIVLPAGMYHRFTLDSDNYIKAMRLFVGEPVWTPYNRPHDHLPARKEYFSKIINRGGNQTVEAR; this is encoded by the exons ATGGAGCACGAGTTCCAG GATGGCAAGGAGGAGGTCATCCAAGCGTGGTACATGGATGACAGTGAAGAAGACCAGAGGCTTCCTCATCACCGTGAGCCGAAAGAGTTCATTCCTCTCGACAAACTTTCAG AGTTAGGAGTAGTAAGCTGGCGGCTAAATGCTGATGACTGGGAAAAAGATGAGAACCTCAAGAAAATCCGTGAGGCCAGGGGATACTCTTACGTG GACATTTGCGACGTGTGTCCAGAGAAGTTGCCAAACTATGAGGCCAAACTGAAGAATTTCTTTGAAGAGCACTTGCATACAGACGAAGAGATACGCTATTGTCTTGAGGGCAGTG GATACTTTGATGTGAGGGACCAAGATGAGCAGTGGATCCGTATAGCAGTGAAGAAAGGGGGCATGATTGTTTTGCCTGCAGGAATGTATCACCGCTTTACGTTAGATAGTGACAACTACATCAAG GCAATGCGGCTCTTTGTGGGAGAGCCTGTCTGGACTCCGTACAATCGTCCTCATGACCATCTCCCAGCTAG AAAGGAGTATTTTTCCAAAATTATCAACAGAGGTGGGAATCAAACTGTTGAAGCTCGTTGA